Within the Halorhabdus rudnickae genome, the region GAGCAGGAGACGGCCACCGACTCTTCATCGACGCCGCAGCCGAACAACGGGGTCGACGGACCCGATGACGGATCGCCGGAAGAGGAATCCGGAGGCGGTGCGGACGTGACCGAAGCAGAGATCGAAGAGATTGCCGAGGAACTGCAGTCCCAGGCCGGCGACGGGTCCGAATAGAGCAGGGCTTCGCTCGACGGGTGCTGAGTCGCGGGATCCTTGTGTCCGGGTACCGTGGATCGACTATGGCCCCGGAAGAGCGGATGGATCGCGTGCGGACGTACTATCGAGCGCTGGACGAGCACGACTACGACTGCCTGGCGTCGCTGCTCTCTCCCACCTTCGTCCAGCGCCGGCCGGATCGAACGCTGCAGGGGCGCGACCAGTTTGTCCGGTTCATGCGCGAGGAGCGACCCGACCCCGATACCAGCCATCCGATCGACGCGATCTACTGTAGTGGCGACGGTGAACTCGCCGCCCGTGGCCGGCTCCTCCACGACGACGGCGAGGAGATCACTGCCTTCGTGGACGTCTTCGAACTCGGCGACGACGGAATCGAATCAGTGCGGACGTACACCCGGTAATCAATTAGTCCCCGTCACGTGGCCGGGTTTTGACAACTCGTTCGAGCGCGCCACGAAGCCATCGGCCTGTCTCCAGCATCCCCCAGTGGAACGCGACCATGTAGCTGACCACGAGGATGGCGGCCCGTGCGGGGAGATACAGCCACGACCAGCCCGGGACGAACACCCACCCGAAGGCAGCCGGCAGGAGGAACACTGTCACGCCCAGGAATGCGAGCGCACTGCTGAGGGACGGTCGCCGATCACGGAGTTCCATCACAGCGAGGGCGACTGCCACCACCACGGCTCCCGCCACCCCGGCATCGAGGGCCAGGCTTATCGACGCCCAGATCACGAGAAGTTTGCCGTA harbors:
- a CDS encoding nuclear transport factor 2 family protein, whose amino-acid sequence is MAPEERMDRVRTYYRALDEHDYDCLASLLSPTFVQRRPDRTLQGRDQFVRFMREERPDPDTSHPIDAIYCSGDGELAARGRLLHDDGEEITAFVDVFELGDDGIESVRTYTR